Proteins from a genomic interval of Amphiura filiformis chromosome 9, Afil_fr2py, whole genome shotgun sequence:
- the LOC140160078 gene encoding uncharacterized protein — protein MASSNPPPRRVMLWAVPRSLSTVFQKCMSFVDGVQIINEPYAVATQFGPEGKQIQDEGIKQLMVESDTEIEAQTEEFNAPLAFDEAICTLDWVKKTLEADYPGKKLIFCKDMAPEGNYHALPKGFKHTFLIRDPIKVFISFRKMILAFNLLPEDQQKNFRLTDLPQEALPAKYLFGEMVDLLHYLQENKMESNPVVIDADDLQSHPESILRQYCEAVGIPYSNDLLQWEAGDDITNTWIAAKKIMRMNKIQRGGFYARALSSVKFEPSSTPIPDKNELTPDVVQFAEEADKYYKELYEMRLKP, from the exons ATGGCTAGTTCCAATCCTCCGCCTCGTCGTGTTATGTTGTGGGCAGTTCCTAGATCGTTGTCAACTGTGTTTCAAAAATGCATGAGTTTTGTTGACGGAGTGCag ATAATAAACGAGCCATACGCAGTTGCAACGCAATTCGGCCCAGAGGGAAAACAAATTCAAGATGAAGGTATCAAACAGCTCATGGTGGAATCTGATACAGAGATAGAAGCACAAACTGAAGAATTCAACGCACCCCTTGCATTTGATGAGGCCATCTGTACCCTCGATTGGGTGAAGAAGACCCTTGAAGCAGATTACCCTGGAAAGAAGCTGATCTTCTGTAAAGATATGGCACCTGAAGGCAATTATCACGCTCTTCCAAAAGGCTTCAAGCATACATTCCTCATTCGTGATCCGATAAAAGTATTTATTTCGTTTAGGAAAATGATCTTGGCTTTTAATTTGCTTCCTGAAGACCAACAAAAAAACTTTCGCCTCACTGACCTACCACAAGAAGCTCTTCCTGCTAAGTACCTCTTCGGCGAGATGGTAGATCTTCTTCATTACTTGCAGGAAAACAAGATGGAATCCAACCCAGTGGTGATTGACGCTGATGATCTTCAAAGCCATCCAGAGTCCATCTTGAGACAATACTGTGAAGCCGTTGGAATACCATACAGTAATGATCTTCTACAATGGGAAGCAGGGGATGACATCACCAATACATGGATCGCTGCGAAGAAAATTATGAGGATGAACAAAATACAACGGGGAGGGTTTTACGCGAGAGCGCTTTCTAGTGTTAAATTTGAGCCGTCGAGTACACCGATACCTGATAAGAACGAACTGACACCTGATGTAGTACAGTTTGCTGAAGAGGCGGATAAATATTACAAGGAGCTTTATGAGATGCGTTTAAAACCATAA